The region GCATTCTATGTTCTTGCATATATTCTATGGGGTATTCGCCGCATATTGGATTTATTCATTCTGGATCGCCATTGCCATTTGTCTATGATATGGCCGATTTGTACAAAGAAGAATTGTGTATTGATTTGGCTTTTAAAATGACATTGGATTTGGCGGGAGAGTACAATAAACATCGGGTATCAGCTGAATTCCGGAAGCGGGTTCTTGATTATAAATTGTTAGAACGTATAGGTCCAGATATTGAGGAGATGCTAGGTAAGTAAATGGTTGTTGTTATCGCAAATGATTTGCCCCCAGCTGTTCGGGGAAGAATGAAGTTATGGTTTGTAGAACCGAGAGCGAACATATTTGTGTCTGGAATAAAAGATTCTGTCGCAAATGATGTCGTTCAATATTTATTGAAGTCATGCCCTGCTCAATCAGGGCTTTTAATTTTTCAGCGGATAAATAAGGCACCCGGATTTAAGATTTGGGGACAGGGGGATCCGAATAAGAAAATAGACGAAATTTCGGGTTATCAGCTGATTGTTGAAAAAATCTTAAATCAGTGAAGTACTATATTTTGTGTATTGCCAAGTGTGTAATCACAAAATCTTGGTGTTTTCTCCGCGTAAGCGGAGGTGTTTCCCTTACGACGGGTGAACTTTCCGATGTTTATGAGTTTTCTCCGCGTAAGCGGAGGTGTTTCTATTATTTGACTGGTGCCGATGTTAATGAGCAGGTTTTCTCCGCGTAAGCGGAGGTGTTTCTCTGTATTGCGCTTTCTTGTTGGAAATCCAACCGTTTTCTCCGCGTAAGCGGAGGTGTTTCTTGCTGAGCGCTGAAAGGTTACTATCCAAGCCCGTTTTCTCCGCGTAAGCGGAGGTGTTTCCCGCCTTTTACCATCCTTGATATAGTCGGGATCGTTTTCTCCGCGTAAGCGGAGGTGTTTCTGTAGTCAAATCCTACGTAAATATCAAGTTGGCGTTTTCTCCGCGTAAGCGGAGGTGTTTCCATTCGGGTTAGCGTTATCCAGCTTGTTTTCGCGTTTTCTCCGCGTAAGCGGAGGTGTTTCTGGACTTGTCAGCGTGTCCGTCGAACACGTCGGGTTTTCTCCGCGTAAGCGGAGGTGTTTCTATACAATCTTTCCACCTTCAGAAGCAACACCGGTTTTCTCCGCGTAAGCGGAGGTGTTTCTATAGGTTCGGTACTTATTCATTTCCGAGCCTAGTTTTCTCCGCGTAAGCGGAGGTGTTTCTAATTTACAATCCTGATAGTAATACTTCATTTTGTTTTCTCCGCGTAAGCGGAGGTGTTTCCAACGGACATCATAGAGCACCCCCGCGAAATTGGTTTTCTCCGCGTAAGCGGAGGTGTTTCTTCCCGCTAAATAGCTTATCGAAAAAAGAAGAGGTTTTCTCCGCGTAAGCGGAGGTGTTTCTCAATCACGCTTTTCACGACCATCGCAGAAGATGTTTTCTCCGCGTAAGCGGAGGTGTTTCCTCCTGGGTCCTGGACTTTGAACCCCAACCAAAGTTTTCTCCGCGTAAGCGGAGGTGTTTCTCGCCAAAGTATCTTATAGACTTCTTGGTGTCTGTTTTCTCCGCGTAAGCGGAGGTGTTTCTTCAAGTGATTCTAGCCCATTTCGTGGAAAGTAGTTTTCTCCGCGTAAGCGGAGGTGTTTCCATCTTGGCGTCTACATAGCCATGCTCAATTCTGTTTTCTCCGCGTAAGCGGAGGTGTTTCCATCTTCTGCACGTCGGCGGTGATTTCGTCGAGGTTTTCTCCGCGTAAGCGGAGGTGTTTCCTTTGCGCCCGGGATTTCGGTCTGCGTGGCGTCGTTTTCTCCGCGTAAGCGGAGGTGTTTCTCATGGTGAGGAGGGCGATTTCACCGAAGGTTCGTTTTCTCCGCGTAAGCGGAGGTGTTTCCTCTTTCCTTTTTTCCATGTTTAATTTTATTGCGTTTTCTCCGCGTAAGCGGAGGTGTTTCTTGGCTTCCAAAGTTTTTGAAAGGGCTTGGTTTGTTTTCTCCGCGTAAGCGGAGGTGTTTCTCCACGCCAAGCCTGAGACTTTGCAGCGTCAAGGTTTTCTCCGCGTAAGCGGAGGTGTTTCATGGTCAAGACAATGGAATTAGCGAATGGACAGGTTTTCTCCGCGTAAGCGGAGGTGTTTCCTTTTCACGGTCTATCAAAGCGGCATAGACGGTGTTTTCTCCGCGTAAGCGGAGGTGTTTCTGACTTTATTATGATTGCTCAGTTGGAGGATTAGTTTTCTCCGCGTAAGCGGAGGTGTTTCTGACTCTGTCAAGGTTCAACCCGATTCTTTGTGGTTTTCTCCGCGTAAGCGGAGGTGTTTCCTGGTGTTTCGCGACGGACACAACCGGGTTTACGTTTTCTCCGCGTAAGCGGAGGTGTTTCTTATGGATCCAGTATTCGGTGCTGCTGTCATTGGTTTTCTCCGCGTAAGCGGAGGTGTTTCTGGCATATTATACACTTTTTTGACGCGCTGACGGTTTTCTCCGCGTAAGCGGAGGTGTTTTCGGGTTAACTTGTTCAAGATTCACGCCAGCCTTGTTTTCTCCGCGTAAGCGGAGGTGTTTCTTGTTCGGTGATGAGCTTGGTTCTTTTTTGCTGGTTTTCTCCGCGTAAGCGGAGGTGTTTCTATTCAGCCAGAGCCTGCTGTGTGGAAATATAAGTTTTCTCCGCGTAAGCGGAGGTGTTTCTCCATTAAATACTTCACATGAAGTAGGCTATCAGTTTTCTCCGCGTAAGCGGAGGTGTTTCTTTCGATTCCGAAGAAGTCCGTGAGCTACATCGGTTTTCTCCGCGTAAGCGGAGGTGTTTCCAAAAAAACTAAGATTGTACATGAACGTATTGAGTTTTCTCCGCGTAAGCGGAGGTGTTTCCAAGCACCGCAAGACCGAAACGCTGGAACTATGGTTTTCTCCGCGTAAGCGGAGGTGTTTCTGCTCTGCCTTCGCCTGCTAGGAAAAATTCTCCGTTTTCTCCGCGTAAGCGGAGGTGTTTCTCAAGCGTCTTGGTGGTCATATACTCCATCTTGGTTTTCTCCGCGCAAGCGGAGGTGTTTCTAGAGGAGTTAGCAGGAGATGGAGTTTGAGCAAGTTTTCTCCGCGCAAGCGGAGGTGTTTCACAAGAGGCCGCCGCCGCAGGCGCTTCAATGGAGTTTTCTCCGCGCAAGCGGAGGTGTTTCCGGTAAAGGCATTTTTCCGCTTTCGATCGACGCGTTTTCTCCGCGTAAGCGGAGGTGTTTCCAAATTTTCCAAACTTCTCTGCATATACGAGCGGTTTTCTCCGCGTAAGCGGAGGTGTTTCTAACCCCTGTCAATCGACCATAGATAGTCTTAAGTTTTCTCCGCGTAAGCGGAGGTGTTTCCATTCACCTGCAATCACCTGAGTCTTCAGCGCCGTTTTCTCCGCGTAAGCGGAGGTGTTTCTGCAGCTGCTCAATCTGAACTTTTACGCGCTCAGTTTTCTCCGCGCAAGCGGAGGTGTTTCCGACCAGTAAACTTCTTAATAACTTCTTTGCCTGTTTTCTCCGCGCAAGCGGAGGTGTTTCTCCGTCAACGACGGTGTAGGGGTGTTTCTTGTCGTTTTCTCCGCGCAAGCGGAGGTGTTTCTCGAGAAAAAAGAAGTCGAAGAGGTGAAAGACGGTTTTCTCCGCGTAAGCGGAGGTGTTTCTTCTAGCGAAGCAACGCGTCTGAGCGAAGAGACTTTGTTATTGCACTAGTAATAACAAAAAATTCCCGCTTTCTCGGGAATGACATTACACCCCTTCAATTTCTTCGATCTGCTTGCCGAGTTCGCTTGCTTGCTGTGAATCTTCGTTGTAGATGGCGTTGATTCGCTTGCAGCTGAGTTCGAGCAGATTGCGGGCTTCGATGGAATCGCTCTGCTTGCGGAGTTCGCGCAATGCCTTGTCGATTCTCTCGATGTCCTTCTGGTCGGGGTAGCCCTTCATGAAGGCGTAGAAAAGCTTAATTTGTGTGTTGTATTCGCTGTCGGATTCGCAGGCGAGCAAGAACGGTATCACGCGCACGTTGAGGAGCTTCGAGAGGTCTCCCATGAACGTGTTGAGCGTGAGACCCTTCGGGAAGAGTTCTTCCGTGTCTTTCTGGATGTCTTCGGTGTTCACGAAATCGCCCTCTTCAAACTGCAGGAGCATTTCGTTGAGCATATCCATTTCGTTTCGCTTAGCTTGTTCGCGATACTTTGCCTGGTAATAAATCGGAAGCGTCGTGAGACAGTAATGCGCCTGGTTTGCACCGATAAATTCACCGATGTAGTAGATGTCGGCGTCTTCCTTGAGAATGTCTTCTTCGTTATTGAAGTTCCCGATGCGGGCCGGTATAGGAATCACTTCCATGTTCGAAAGTTCATGAAGTCGTTCGCGCATGGCGTCAACGTCCAAATTCTCGGGGAGTTCCACACCGTTTTCTTCCATCGTCTTGAGAAAGTTGTTGAACTTTGCATCGACGGCGCGGTTGACTTCTCTTCGGCTTGGCTTGTGCTCGAACTGACGAAAGTCGCCTTCCAACGTCAAAAGCCCATTTTTAATCATATCACCAAACGGTGTTTCGTTGGGTTCAGCGTCGGGAGAGGGCAAAATACGTGCGTAGGCAATCATCCTGCCGCACAACTGATCGTCATTTCCTTTTTTCTGTTCGATTCCAAGCATGTCCTAAAATTAACAAAATCTAGCGGACATGGACCATTTTTTGTTGGGTATAACCTTGCGCTGAGGTCTTTACGACGTAGATTCCGGGGGTAAGGCCGTTCAAATTGGCGATTCCCTTTGCGCTGCGAACGAGTTTCCCGTTCGTGTCATAGATGCGGGTTTCGCTAACGGTTGCGTTTACGCGGGCTGTTTTCGCGATGGCAACGCCTCCCTTGTCTACATCCTTCTCGGTGAGCTTGATCTGGTCGAGGTTCGGGCCATCATTGCCGTCAACGATGGAGAACGTGATGTAGCTTGCGCCTTTGGGGAGTGTAATGGTTGATTCTTTTGTCTGGTATGTGGTCCACTTGTCGGTGGCTTCGAACGAGATGACTTCGGCGCTCTTGCATCCGTCAACGCCTGCGGTACATGTGCCGGGGGCTGCGAAGGCGAGGTTGCGAGCTTTGCCGCTGCCGTTTGCGTATGTCATTTCCATCGTGTATTCGCCGGGGAATTCTACATAGACGGGGACTTGGACGGTCGATTTCCCGGTGCCGAAGTTGATGTAGCCGGTGCCAGCAAAGCCTGCGTTTGTGCTTTCGTTGATGGCGTTGTCGATGATGCCGTCTTCGGCCTGGAACGTAGTTGTACCTTTGGCTTCAAAGATGGCGCCGAGTTCGATGTCTTTGGTCATCGTGGTTTCCCAAGTGCTTTCGCTGCCGGCATCGCTTGCGCTCTTGCCGGTCCAGCCTGCGAATTTCCAGCCGGCGGCTGGTTCTGCGGTAAATGTGATTGCGGTTCCTTCGGCGATTTTTTCGCGATTCGGGGAGGCCACAACGGAGCCGCCAATAGAAGAATTAATTGTTAAGTTGTAGTAAGTGACGTTTGCTTCGAGAACGGTAATCTCGTTAGAGCTTGCGCCGAGACCGCCCATGGAATTTGCGGCACGTACCGTAACTTTGGAGCCGGCGGCAATGCTTCCGACGTCAATGGAATTTGTG is a window of Fibrobacter sp. UWB4 DNA encoding:
- the cas2e gene encoding type I-E CRISPR-associated endoribonuclease Cas2e; translation: MVVVIANDLPPAVRGRMKLWFVEPRANIFVSGIKDSVANDVVQYLLKSCPAQSGLLIFQRINKAPGFKIWGQGDPNKKIDEISGYQLIVEKILNQ